The window ttaaccaattctaaaaaatatggatatggtttttaaaattgttttattaaactGGTTAACCACAATGTGATTATAGTTTTTTAACCAgttaaccacattttggtttttttatgaacaCCCCTAGCCAGAGTGTATAAATGGTGTGCACGCGTGACTCattaaatacaaattttaatgttaattttaaaatttttaacccgAAATTAGACCAACGGAATGAAATAGTTGAACCGGACCCAAGTGGGCCCAAGCCTATAAACCTAACCTGCACTAAAGCATTTCATTCGGCCTTCTTCCCTATTTCTTTCTTCATTTCACGTTGCAAAGAGAGAAGGAGAGCTCATGGAACCCTAACTCTCACCTCCAAAATTCAATTGCCCATAATTTTCAATTGGGAGCTCTGATCGCCGCATCGTTTGCGGTCACACGTTCATCTCGTCGAGCTCTTCATTTCTATCTGAAGCAAGTGGTAAGAAACTTTGCTTTCATGCCCAGCTCTTCCCTTCCATTCAGATTTCATTTTTGGGTTAATGAGTTTTGAGAATTTGCTGTTTTGATGATATTAGGTGTATTCTAGTGGTGAAAAATCATTGTGCTTTGTCCCAATCATATGTGAGAAAAGAAAGAACCTTCAAACCCTTGTGCCCTTGATAGAGAAGCCAAGAGGTAGGTTCGGAATTTCACAAAAATTATAGTCtttcttcgttgcaagtatagtctaaacccGCACTTAgcactcaatcaaagtttaaatttaaagattgtcacaatccaaaacaaatCAATAACCGGGAGTTCAAAATTCTGGGTCGTCTCCCTCGGACTATGCAATTAAGACGTCACACTCTTGGTTGTGAAGTAAGAGGGTTTCTTTAATCAAGgagcaaaaaattaaaagaaccaagaaataaaagaactaagaaatgatcaaaaaaaattaatgcaattaaaaaagaaacaaggtcaaaacttagtgaaaatgctataaatgcataaaagagccttgacttgggaatgagaattaaggaatcctatcatcgtcataaccacaactatggcaactatGATGAGTTAATCTTATTTCGTCAACCCCTAACattgaggagtaagtcaagcaagcataattgaccttaatccataagtcctagctaacttactaattacttagtaaaaagctagcgttaatggaaataAGAATCAACTAACAACCTAAGAATTACTActaatgtcagacattatgactctaatATCCTAAGAACTCATTTCCCGAGTCAAGGCGtgaaaaatctactcaaaattaccaagtgACATTTTCACAAAAACTTGGTGGGCGTAAAAGCAAAactagaaattgtaaaggaaaatgaaactataaccaaactattcacaaaatcaacaatatAAACTTAATCAAGCaagtataaatcataaaatatgaaattcatcaaccaaaacctcaagaaatcaaaattgcatatattaacaaagtaacttgaacaagAGAAAATTATAGCAAGGGTAAAAAgggaattaaagagtacttacaatgagATAAGCAAAATCTAAGATCAAAACTtaaactataaaatgctacaatgaaaattaaataaacccTGAGAGATTTCCTaaactacactactcctactcctaatgtgTTTTCTACCTAAAGTGAGTTCTCCAAGTGACTCCTTTGATATGGAATGAagtccccttcatatagcactccaaAATGGCTTTAGCACTTCCAAAATTGGGCTAAGAAGCCTCCAAATTCGCGAGCCACGTgacattttaatgaagtcacacgCTGAGACTTGTGTGTATGCATAGAagattgtgcgtacgcacacttgactgtgtgcttcctttgttttcttcataaaatcacccattttgcatgctttcttccacttctgcCTAGCCATTCTTGCCTACTtgacctaaaatcacttaacaaaacatataacggcatcgaatggaataaaagtaaaattaaaatgatcaatttaagcataaaaatgcatgttttcacatttaggttcaaatcaaagagaaatcacaaaagtatgctatttttgtgattaagtgtgagtttatataatgaaatccatccaattcaagcaaaaaattatcatcaaatatggactcatcagccCTATTTAAAAATATGAACCCTATGTTAATTTTAGTGATATTGTGTGGAATTCAATTGAATTATGTGTTTTGGAGACAAATTGGTGTTATTAGAAGCTtgacatcactacaagaaaaccaggattttgctacgcttttaaagcgtagcgaaAAGTTGAAAAAAGCGTAGCGATAGCTTTTCGCTACGCTTTTTGAGCGaccggcacgcttttgaaagggtcacaactgctagcgtgccggttgctctatcgccacgcttttggtgacctatggccacgctttttctgTCGCCACGCTTTTATCTATTGTCACGCTTTTAAGCGTGGCTGTATGTGAAAGATAtcggtacgcttttaaagcgtgccaatagctggagatacggctacgcttttaaagcgtgtcaACAGCaagagatatggctacgcttttaaagcgtgccagtaACAAGagctatggctacgcttttaaagcgtagctgtTGATAACTGTTGTACAATATGTCTACGTTTTTAAAGCGTAGCCATAACTTTGTTCAGGTTCTATTGTTCTTTTTCTAATCTTTATAATAAAATCTTATAAAATTCATAGATAATTGTAAAATTTATACAATGACCAttaattttaaatcaactaaTCCAATCATTACAACAACTATTACATTATCTACTTGCTTTACATATTATTACATAagagaaaattttagaatcaatAGGAAGTTACAAAAGAGACCACTAGTTTTTACTGAAACAATAAAACACTACTAGTACCCAAGCTAACGAAGATTCTAAGCAAGCTACCATCCTAGAATTACATATTACTAATCCGGGAGCCATCATTTCAATCCACCTGGATCATATACCACATGCAATGCCATGCAGCTCTTGAGAAAACATGAGCCATCATTTCAATCTACCTGAAGAAAATAGATAATCTTCCGTCAAGTCTAGGAAAGTAAAGAGAAAGCCAATTGAATTGCTTATTACCGAAACTTTACCTGGTACAAGGAGGAGCAGTGCTGCTCAAATCACAACCTCCAATTTTGTATGTCCTTCTTGCAAGCACAACAACCAAAAGTATATAAGAACATGATTGTGAGTATATGCATCTTCAAAAGCTTTTCGTTAAGCTATGCttttcttctatttaattttctctatttaCAACATTGATTCAGTTGAAAACtgcacataaaaaataaaaaaagaataaaaaaagaagtgaaataaagtaagaaaattaaaaagaacctCTGAGTAATTATTTATCAAACAACTAATATACTATTGGATATATGACTCCACAGTCTGCAGTTTACCATTACCAATAAtgtcaaacaaataaataatgcaCACCTATATCAACTAGGGCACAAACTTGGAAATGTGTGTTTAACCTGAAAGCAGCAAATTGTTCGTAGCTCCCACCCCCACCAGATAAACTCCTTTTTAATCATCAATCAAAAGCATGGATATAAACACTAGAATAGTTATGTATAACTTATTTCAATTAACTCTAGAATTCGTTCATATCTTCTCACTTACTGCACTCAAGAGTAGTTCTCTCTCCACAAATCATATCTTAGGGAGAATAATACACAAATGTATGAAGCTGCCAAcacttattttaattttgaatttaagaaAATGAAAGACATGTACTTACAGTGAGAACTGGACCAATTGTCAAGTCCTCTAGCTTTTTTCTCTCAGCAAGACCTTTTAATTTGGATACCAAGGAAGTCGAAGCCCAGTTCTAAGCACAGTAAGTAACTGAAAAATCTCCAGAGCTGGTTGTGAAATCTCCACAGCATAACCTTTCAGAAAGTTGAGGATCAAGTGCTGGTTGTGAAATCTCCAGCCCTTCACTTTTAATGATAGATATATAACTGAAAAATCAATTGAGAATCATTAAGATTTTGTAACATTATAGGAGTgcccatttaaaaaaaataaaacagaagtaaTCTCCaccaattttgtttttaattaaacaaTCTAAGAGCATCAAACtatattttttctcattttcagAAATCAGAGATGGTATTCAACATTCTTATCTGGGTGGAACTCTTAAACTCCAAGGTCCTCATCCCAAAGGAAAATGTCCTCATCCTAAAACAAAAATCTGGGTGTAAGGAAACATAATACACATCTAAGACAATAAATAACAATTCCTAAAATAGAATCCACAAATTAGGTGGCTAAAATTTCTAAACTGCATTCACTAGGCCTTGTGGACCTTTTCCACATATGCCTGCAACGAAAAGCACAGGAATTGTAAGACAATCTAGAAAGGCTAATTGTAAGCAATTACTCATTTTTCATCAATTCTGAGACAACCCAACTTTGACAAGAGAGAATATCTAAAAGCACAATAGCAGATGTAGATTAAGAAACTAACACAAAGAAAAACACCACGGCTTGAACCATGTCCTCCCAGAAGGTTCCTCCATTtgagggaagagaaagaaaaactcGTGTTCTTGCATAAGAGCACAGCACCATTGTTGCTCAGCTTCGCCAGCCTCAGAACTCTCGGGAAAtcctaaaattatatatatatatatatgaatgcaatgcAAACAGTTTATAAAGGATAATAATAAGTAGAAGAAAAACACAAACGAGGGTATGAACAGCACTGGAGATGGCAGATGAACCCTGAAAATAGAAGACGATGAACTTTGTCAAACATCAACTTTTAAAGGCCCCTGTTTTGAAGGGATAATATAAGATATTGAATTTGCTAATGTTAATATATGATTGGATAACTGTTACACCCTTTTATATTATTAGTGTACCAAAATCCAAAAAGCAAAAGTAAATATCTCCTAAAAAATATCAGGTTAGGAATTTGATAATCCATGGGACAAGTAAAACCTCATCTTGACTATATTAAACAATAATGCGCTTTGATAAAACATAAAAGCTATTCAGGCCTCTTAGTTAGCCATTGTTGTCCTTTTTATGACATGATTAAGGGTTTCTGGTACTATATGTCAAAATCCATCATTTTCATGTATTAACTTTATGGCTTGCTTCTCAGTATTGATAGCAAATGGCTTAACTAATTGAACATAAAACACAAACAAATGGATTCCAACATATTCAATTTACACTGGGACGGTGGATTTCAACACTAAAACACTGGAAAGTTTTAGCAAGAGGCTgttgagaaattattttttgtccTGCCTTGTTTTTATCTGACTAATGATTTTCATGCCTACAAACACGAAATGGAGAACTATATTTGCAATGGccagaaagaaattaaaaagaaaactgTGCTCCCTAGAATACAATTGTGTCTTCAATGTGCATGTCTTATTATTATCTACCTGAATGTGTATATTCAGAAAATTACGAGTAATTCATTAATGAAAAAAATACATACTGAAAACTTTGACAAAGTAGCTTGAGCAGCCACGTCTACAGCTTTGTTCTGATCAAAAAATTGGGAGGAAGAAAGAGATTTAGCATTTGAGAACTTCTTTCTTGCTTCGTCAAATTCTTGAATCTGATAAAGGACAGGCACCAAAACAGAATATGAATCAACATGACATAAATCCATCAAAGAAGAAGCTTAGATACATATTTTACAGATGAAGCTATAGTTAAAGAAGTCAGCTGAGACAATAGTTAAATAAAGTCAACACATATTTGGATATATAACAACGCGATTTGCAGATTGGATCTTAATTAATTACCTGCATTGCGTTAACAATAAGGCCTGAGAGAATGAAAAGAGTGCCTGCAGGAAGAATAAAAACTGCTGCTAGGAACGCcatgtccttttttttttctcaacctACCTCCAAATGCAATACACATTTAAACAACCTCTATTCCATCAAGTCACATACCACTCGCTACACTAATTTCATAACAGGGCAGTcaaccaaaaccatcatacaTAGCACGAAATGTTGCTTTAATTTCATAACAGGGcaatcaaccaaaaccaaaaccaaacaccTTGCATTCGACTCAACATCTTATTCAATGTGACTTTCTTCTAGGTCTGTTTTACTTCAACAATATtatttaacattattttttaactaatagaACTGATAATGAATACATTACCAGCAGGGACGAAGGCGGAGGGACGAAGGTGGAGGGACGAAGGGATTAAACATTATTAACAAAGGAACAAATagtattaagagtaagagaaaaaaatttacataaattaAGTCCATGAAAATTTCTTCCCCCTGTTTTAATCTGCACACATACATAATCTCCAAACTGCTATCAGATTTATATCTTCATATTCATGTTAACTATAGAAATACAAAGGCTCACCCTCTCGAAATTATATTTGAGGTCCCCAAAAACCTAGCAAGCATCGAATAACAGCTAAAATACATCGAATAACTGCTAAAATTATCACGCATTTTCAACATACCCAATTTCCAGTGCGGTGCATTCTtcataaattaaagttaaaactaGCAAGCATGAATCAGAAATTGCTAGTCTCAACCAATAGAATTCTCTTCGTTTCACATTTTCTCACCAATATTACACACTAAATTATCAACCAATTCAGGAAAAAAATCACGAACAGAAActacaaaatagataaataaatgaagggataaataacaaaaatcagttaccttctcttttcttcttcgtcTTTTTTGAGATTGTGATGGTTCGCAACAACACTGGGACTGCGCGATTTAGGAGGAAGAGGAGAGGGCGACGAAGTGCTTCTGCTTCTGTGCCTTGTGCGGCGCCTCGGCGGTGACCGCGTTCTGCTTCTGCAGCGCCTGTGGCTAAGGGAATTTCACAGAAAAATTGCTCTTTTTCCCAAACCCAATTATGAACTCGAAGTTCTGAAACGTTCCGAACCTGAACCTGTTCCCAACAGATTCCGAATTAAGAACCCGCAAATCGTTCAAATCCCACTTCTGCTTCAACGAGATTGCCTTCAATACATCCTGATTTCAACGAATCaggtaattaaaagtaaaaaataaatgaacagaAAGGGGGGGAGGGAGTGAGAGGGGGTAAGGTGAAataggaaaagaaataaaagaagaggACTTACAAAGAAGCAAGAAGCAGGAAGGGAGCGGCGCGGAAGGGGTTAGGGGGTTAGGGTTTTGCAGCGACGTAAGGGAGCAGCGGCAAAGGGGAGCATCCACGGCGAGTGAGGGCGAGGCACAATGAAGGAGGAGGAGTTAGGGCAGTGAGTGTCTCATCGCGTTGGGACTTTTGATGGAGGAGTTAGGGCAGAGCACGAACAAGAAGGGGTTAGGGGCTTAGGGCAGCGCACAATGAACCTCTTTCTCTAAGTGAACTGAGTCTTTAAACGAAGAAGCGGTTTTTTAATTTATCCCCACCTTTTTTTTTCCAAGGgaacttttggccacgcttttaaagcgtgccaaaaggcTTCTAGGAAACGGCTACGCTTTTCGAACGCCGCAATAACAAAACTCTggtgctacgctttaaaagcgtggcggtTTCTCTCTACGGCTACACTTTTTAAGTGTGGCaaataaaagcgtggccaaatctcgcatcaattgccactctcataaaagcgtggccattgacacctttcgccacgcttttgaagcgtagcaaaaaaaacgtggccaaatctttattttatcgctaccctcataaaagcgtggccatagaccacttttggctacgcttttaaagcgtagcaaaaaaaagcgtggccataggccttttttcttgtagtgcattgAACTTTGGATGCTGGAAATCTAATTGGTGTGGACTTAGAGAAGTGAAAGCTTGTGGAAGGAGGGCACTTTTTAGGCGTTCCAAGATTAGGGAGAAATCAGAtaaggtatagttttggtttctcgtagttaatgtttaatgtcacgtgaaaacttaggctagaagactaTAAGATAAGAATGAATTGAATGAAATATGTATATGGTATATGATTTATGTATGAAGAGTGGATGAGTTGGTATGTGTTAAATTATGATTTTGATGAGTATATGAGCCTGTATGTATTGGATTATGATGTTGATgagtataaaataataataattgttaatGTGTTAAAGGTTGATGGTGAGTCTgagaaattgaattgaatggattggATGAATTATATAGGTTGGCATTTTGTGGTATGAAAGGGTAGTGTATGAACATGTTTAGGAACATGGGAGTTGTTTTGGTTGTGAAAGTGTGGTTTGGAAATGAGAATTTAGAAAACTAGGAATTTTGTGAAAATTGGTAAAAGTTTATTTTTGACCAATTTCGACAGGCCATAACTTGATTTCCGAATTTCCAAATTTTGTAAAACtagttttgaataaaaatttggtCCGTAAAGTTTACAACATTTGAAAAACCGACTAAAAATGATTTTAACGAAAAAGCTATGCACATTCGAAGTTAGATGTGTAAAAATTGATTTCTACAGACTTAGCAGTTTTCTGAAAAATGCAGGGCATGCGTACGCAGACACATGGCTGCATACACGAGAATTTTCTCTGCTTTATACACTTGTGTACGCATGAGGTGGATGCGTACGCGAATTTATCAAATTTTACTACCATATATACACATGAGGCATGCGTACACATGAAAGGGCAAGTTTTGAACGTGTGCGTATGGGGCAATGCGTATGCATACACGAGCCACCTTTCTATTTTGAGTACTCGCGTGCAGGAGTTTGTCAAAAATACACCCGTGCATACGTAGGGGGtggcatgcatacgcatgactaCACTATTTTGAAAAAGTTGCATTTTCGAGTTTTAAACTTGTTCTCTAACTTTCCAAACCTCTTTAACACATGTTTTGAGTCCGTTAGCAAAATTCTAAGCTTTAGAACAAGGGTGAATAGGTTAAATGAGTTAAAGGAATATTGAGAAGATTTTGCGAAGTGATAATTGAGTAATAAGATGTCGGTAAAGTTGAATGAGAAGTAATTGATAaagataatgataataaaatgaAATGCGATTGAAATAAGATATGATTGATGATGAGGTTGGCTATGAGAAAGAAGAATATTGAGAACTAAGTTCAAATATGAAATTTTGACTGAACATGAGAGAATTGTTGAATGAGATACCTGGACAGTAGTAGCAGTATTGGTTCGTTCCACTTGTTCCAGGTCAGTGATTGAGGCGCCTAGGTAGTAGCAATAGTAGTGGTTTATTCCACTTGCTCTGAATTGAGTTCGTAAATACCCGCCTAGATAGTACGCAGCAGTAGTAGTTcaatccacttgctctgggttaagcgggtagtagcaaaGGGTTGTGGGCGAGTCCCACTTGCTCTGCGATgcggtgtttctgtccatggttagctattAGGACATGTcggatgtaagacccaaaacttttgaaaagccctattttgatctaatttcaaatcatatatttatttacaattttaatttcagaaattatattattgaaaataattgaaggcagttttgattaattgaatttgaaataaattaagatttttatccaaactctataattatggattatttttctatttacaatttaaaattttaaaaatttgaaaataatgaggtttggctatctaaattagaattatacataattttacaattattgagctattttttatatttaaaatataaagttggtagttatgaaTTAATAAGCattttatattaaattgatttaaaaaatttatatttatataatttaatactttaagttttaagtataaagaaaattaattatattaccatgtattttcaattagagtaattgattgagaatcaattagtattttaatacaacaaattatgttttaaagtaatttttagaaatttaatttagatttcaaattaatactctatgccccaattttattaaaattaccctaTTCAAATTAAACCCAACATTTCcaaataaaaaccctaatttttgaCCTAACCCTAACTCTAGCTACCCAACCCCTACACACTCACACAACACAacactctctctcacacacacactccCCAACCCAAACCCTAGCCCCACACCCACAgttagagaagaaagaaagaaagaaagaaagaaagaaagaaagaaagaaa is drawn from Arachis hypogaea cultivar Tifrunner chromosome 12, arahy.Tifrunner.gnm2.J5K5, whole genome shotgun sequence and contains these coding sequences:
- the LOC112727504 gene encoding uncharacterized protein isoform X6 produces the protein MAFLAAVFILPAGTLFILSGLIVNAMQIQEFDEARKKFSNAKSLSSSQFFDQNKAVDVAAQATLSKFSGFPESSEAGEAEQQWCCALMQEHEFFFLFPQMEEPSGRTWFKPWCFSL
- the LOC112727504 gene encoding uncharacterized protein isoform X1; protein product: MAFLAAVFILPAGTLFILSGLIVNAMQIQEFDEARKKFSNAKSLSSSQFFDQNKAVDVAAQATLSKFSGFPESSEAGEAEQQWCCALMQEHEFFFLFPQMEEPSGRTWFKPWCFSLFIYLSLKVKGWRFHNQHLILNFLKGYAVEISQPALEIFQLLTVLRTGLRLPWYPN
- the LOC112727504 gene encoding uncharacterized protein isoform X2, which produces MAFLAAVFILPAGTLFILSGLIVNAMQIQEFDEARKKFSNAKSLSSSQFFDQNKAVDVAAQATLSKFSGSSAISSAVHTLDFPRVLRLAKLSNNGAVLLCKNTSFSFSSLKWRNLLGGHGSSRGVFLCDEDIFLWDEDLGV
- the LOC112727504 gene encoding uncharacterized protein isoform X5; translated protein: MAFLAAVFILPAGTLFILSGLIVNAMQIQEFDEARKKFSNAKSLSSSQFFDQNKAVDVAAQATLSKFSGFPESSEAGEAEQQWCCALMQEHEFFFLFPQMEEPSGRTWFKPWCFSLCICGKGPQGLVNAV
- the LOC112727504 gene encoding uncharacterized protein isoform X7, whose translation is MAFLAAVFILPAGTLFILSGLIVNAMQIQEFDEARKKFSNAKSLSSSQFFDQNKAVDVAAQATLSKFSGSSAISSAVHTLVCVFLLLIIILYKLFALHSYIYIYNFRISREF
- the LOC112727504 gene encoding uncharacterized protein isoform X3, with amino-acid sequence MAFLAAVFILPAGTLFILSGLIVNAMQIQEFDEARKKFSNAKSLSSSQFFDQNKAVDVAAQATLSKFSGSSAISSAVHTLDFPRVLRLAKLSNNGAVLLCKNTSFSFSSLKWRNLLGGHGSSRGVFLCAYVEKVHKA
- the LOC112727504 gene encoding uncharacterized protein isoform X4; the protein is MAFLAAVFILPAGTLFILSGLIVNAMQIQEFDEARKKFSNAKSLSSSQFFDQNKAVDVAAQATLSKFSGSSAISSAVHTLDFPRVLRLAKLSNNGAVLLCKNTSFSFSSLKWRNLLGGHGSSRGVFLCLYIYH